A genome region from Brassica oleracea var. oleracea cultivar TO1000 chromosome C2, BOL, whole genome shotgun sequence includes the following:
- the LOC106325356 gene encoding probable LRR receptor-like serine/threonine-protein kinase PAM74 isoform X8, giving the protein MDSFRWLLLLLLLGAFSIVRLVRAQDQQGFISLDCGLPITELSPYTEPFTELRFSSDATFIKTGKSGKIQANLVDEYLKPYTSLRYFPEERRNCYSLSVDKNRKYLIRAGFVYGNYDGLNSNPEFDLHLGPNLWATIDFHNFVNGTMVEIIHTTTSNLLQVCLVKTGTTTPLISALELRPLDNDSYSTKSDSLRLFARIYLNETEGYLRYPDDAYDRRWLNFFLKSWSQISTTLEVSNDNDYDPPKKALAAAATPSNASGPLTISWTPANPGDQYYLYSHFAEIQDLQDNDTREFDLLWNGVVSTETIIPSKLEINTLLDTPPETCGDERCRYQLIKTSRSTLPPLLNALEIYTVIKFPQSETNENDVVAIKNIEGAYELSRITWQGDPCVPQQYAWDGLNCSNTESSTPPRITSLNLSSAGLTGTIAAAIQNLTKLEKLDLSNNKLTGVLPEFLVQMKSLVNINLSGNDLYGHIPQALRRKGLELLVDGNPRLCLSGSCIKDSNKKLIVIVVVSVAALVISVVVMKMTNNFQRVVGEGGFGVVSHGTLNGSEQVAVKILSQSSSQGYKHFKAEIDLLLRVHHTNLVSLVGYCDEGDHLALIYEFMPNGDLRQHLSGKRGGSFSSWANRLRIALEAALGLEYLHFGCTPPIVHRDIKTTNILLDEQLKAKLADFGLSRSFPVGGETHVSTVVAGTPGYLDPEYYRTSRLGEKSDVYSFGIVLLEMITNQPVIDQSRQKSHITQWVGFMLNRGDITKIMDPNLHKDYESRSVWRAIELAMSCVNPSSVNRPNMSQVANELKECLVPEKSKNMDSQSSHEVSMSFDTGILPRAR; this is encoded by the exons ATGGATAGTTTTCGTTGGCTTTTGTTGCTGCTGCTATTAGGAGCTTTTTCCATTGTTCGTCTTGTTCGAGCTCAAGATCAACAAG GGTTCATCAGTTTGGATTGTGGGTTGCCCATAACTGAGCTGTCTCCTTATACTGAGCCATTTACCGAACTACGGTTCTCGTCTGATGCTACGTTCATCAAGACAGGTAAATCTGGTAAAATCCAGGCAAATCTGGTGGATGAGTACCTGAAGCCCTACACGAGCCTCAGATATTTTCCAGAAGAGAGAAGGAACTGTTATAGTCTGAGTGTTGACAAGAACAGAAAGTATTTAATCAGGGCTGGTTTCGTGTATGGGAATTACGATGGTCTTAACTCTAACCCGGAGTTTGATCTGCATCTAGGCCCTAATCTGTGGGCAACAATAGATTTCCACAATTTTGTGAATGGTACAATGGTTGAGATCATTCACACCACAACATCAAACTTGCTACAGGTTTGTCTTGTTAAGACAGGGACAACTACACCTCTGATCTCAGCCTTGGAGTTACGGCCATTGGACAATGATTCTTATTCCACAAAGTCGGATTCTCTGAGACTTTTCGCTCGAATATATCTCAACGAGACAGAAGGCTATCTACG GTACCCTGATGATGCTTATGATCGTAGATGGCTTAATTTCTTTTTGAAGAGTTGGTCACAGATTTCTACTACTCTGGAAGTGAGCAATGATAACGATTATGATCCACCTAAAAAGGCGCTTGCAGCGGCTGCTACGCCATCCAATGCTAGTGGGCCGTTGACAATCAGTTGGACACCCGCTAATCCTGGTGACCAGTATTACTTGTACAGCCACTTCGCTGAGATACAAGATTTACAGGACAATGATACTAGGGAGTTTGACTTGTTATGGAACGGAGTTGTTAGTACTGAAACTATCATTCCTTCAAAGTTAGAGATAAATACTCTCCTGGATACTCCTCCGGAGACTTGCGGAGACGAGAGATGCAGGTACCAGCTAATAAAAACCTCAAGATCAACTCTTCCTCCTCTACTTAACGCTCTTGAGATCTACACGGTTATCAAGTTTCCACAATCGGAGACAAATGAAAATGACG TGGTTGCTATCAAGAACATTGAAGGTGCCTATGAATTGAGCAGAATCACGTGGCAAGGAGATCCTTGCGTTCCTCAACAGTACGCATGGGATGGGTTGAACTGTAGTAACACCGAAAGTTCTACACCTCCAAGAATTACATCCTT AAACTTGTCTTCAGCCGGGTTAACTGGAACCATAGCAGCAGCTATTCAAAACCTTACAAAACTAGAAAAACT AGACTTGTCAAATAACAAATTGACTGGCGTGTTGCCTGAGTTTCTTGTCCAGATGAAGTCTTTGGTGAACAT AAATTTAAGCGGGAACGATCTTTATGGTCACATTCCTCAAGCTCTTCGAAGAAAGGGATTAGAGTTACT AGTTGATGGAAACCCAAGGCTTTGTCTCTCTGGTTCATGCATAAAAGACTCCAACAAGAAACTTATAGTGATAGTTGTTGTATCAGTTGCTGCTTTGGTCATAAGCGTTGTT GTTATGAAAATGACCAATAATTTCCAAAGAGTTGTAGGGGAAGGCGGATTCGGTGTTGTGTCTCATGGTACACTAAATGGTTCCGAACAAGTAGCTGTTAAAATACTCTCTCAATCATCAAGTCAAGGCTATAAGCATTTTAAGGCAGAG ATCGATCTTCTTCTACGAGTTCACCACACAAATTTGGTGAGCCTTGTTGGATATTGTGATGAAGGAGATCACTTGGCTCTTATATATGAGTTTATGCCAAATGGAGACTTAAGACAACATCTATCTG GAAAACGTGGTGGCTCTTTTAGCAGCTGGGCCAATCGGCTACGAATAGCTCTGGAGGCTGCACTAG GATTGGAATATTTACATTTTGGATGCACACCGCCTATTGTACATAGAGATATCAAAACTACAAACATATTGCTGGACGAACAGTTAAAGGCCAAGCTCGCCGATTTTGGCCTTTCGAGATCTTTCCCTGTTGGAGGTGAAACCCATGTTTCAACTGTTGTTGCTGGTACACCTGGATACCTTGATCCAGA ATATTATAGAACGAGTCGGCTGGGTGAGAAAAGTGATGTGTACAGCTTCGGAATTGTGTTATTGGAGATGATCACAAACCAGCCCGTGATTGACCAATCCCGTCAAAAGTCTCACATAACACAATGGGTTGGGTTTATGCTTAACCGGGGAGATATTACTAAGATCATGGATCCAAACCTACACAAGGACTACGAGTCTCGTTCTGTTTGGAGGGCTATCGAACTGGCAATGTCGTGTGTGAATCCTTCTTCGGTGAACAGACCGAACATGTCCCAAGTTGCTAATGAACTGAAAGAGTGTCTTGTACCTGAAAAATCTAAGAATATGGATTCTCAGAGTTCTCATGAAGTGAGCATGAGCTTTGACACTGGGATACTTCCCAGGGCAAGATAG
- the LOC106325356 gene encoding probable LRR receptor-like serine/threonine-protein kinase PAM74 isoform X1, translated as MDSFRWLLLLLLLGAFSIVRLVRAQDQQGFISLDCGLPITELSPYTEPFTELRFSSDATFIKTGKSGKIQANLVDEYLKPYTSLRYFPEERRNCYSLSVDKNRKYLIRAGFVYGNYDGLNSNPEFDLHLGPNLWATIDFHNFVNGTMVEIIHTTTSNLLQVCLVKTGTTTPLISALELRPLDNDSYSTKSDSLRLFARIYLNETEGYLRYPDDAYDRRWLNFFLKSWSQISTTLEVSNDNDYDPPKKALAAAATPSNASGPLTISWTPANPGDQYYLYSHFAEIQDLQDNDTREFDLLWNGVVSTETIIPSKLEINTLLDTPPETCGDERCRYQLIKTSRSTLPPLLNALEIYTVIKFPQSETNENDGMLLILITFMQITYFFVLMLFTSVVAIKNIEGAYELSRITWQGDPCVPQQYAWDGLNCSNTESSTPPRITSLNLSSAGLTGTIAAAIQNLTKLEKLDLSNNKLTGVLPEFLVQMKSLVNINLSGNDLYGHIPQALRRKGLELLVDGNPRLCLSGSCIKDSNKKLIVIVVVSVAALVISVVVLVLVLVLKKKKSSSVEALQLPPSTPMVNDAYANSSEPSIEMKKRRFTYSEVMKMTNNFQRVVGEGGFGVVSHGTLNGSEQVAVKILSQSSSQGYKHFKAEIDLLLRVHHTNLVSLVGYCDEGDHLALIYEFMPNGDLRQHLSGKRGGSFSSWANRLRIALEAALGLEYLHFGCTPPIVHRDIKTTNILLDEQLKAKLADFGLSRSFPVGGETHVSTVVAGTPGYLDPEYYRTSRLGEKSDVYSFGIVLLEMITNQPVIDQSRQKSHITQWVGFMLNRGDITKIMDPNLHKDYESRSVWRAIELAMSCVNPSSVNRPNMSQVANELKECLVPEKSKNMDSQSSHEVSMSFDTGILPRAR; from the exons ATGGATAGTTTTCGTTGGCTTTTGTTGCTGCTGCTATTAGGAGCTTTTTCCATTGTTCGTCTTGTTCGAGCTCAAGATCAACAAG GGTTCATCAGTTTGGATTGTGGGTTGCCCATAACTGAGCTGTCTCCTTATACTGAGCCATTTACCGAACTACGGTTCTCGTCTGATGCTACGTTCATCAAGACAGGTAAATCTGGTAAAATCCAGGCAAATCTGGTGGATGAGTACCTGAAGCCCTACACGAGCCTCAGATATTTTCCAGAAGAGAGAAGGAACTGTTATAGTCTGAGTGTTGACAAGAACAGAAAGTATTTAATCAGGGCTGGTTTCGTGTATGGGAATTACGATGGTCTTAACTCTAACCCGGAGTTTGATCTGCATCTAGGCCCTAATCTGTGGGCAACAATAGATTTCCACAATTTTGTGAATGGTACAATGGTTGAGATCATTCACACCACAACATCAAACTTGCTACAGGTTTGTCTTGTTAAGACAGGGACAACTACACCTCTGATCTCAGCCTTGGAGTTACGGCCATTGGACAATGATTCTTATTCCACAAAGTCGGATTCTCTGAGACTTTTCGCTCGAATATATCTCAACGAGACAGAAGGCTATCTACG GTACCCTGATGATGCTTATGATCGTAGATGGCTTAATTTCTTTTTGAAGAGTTGGTCACAGATTTCTACTACTCTGGAAGTGAGCAATGATAACGATTATGATCCACCTAAAAAGGCGCTTGCAGCGGCTGCTACGCCATCCAATGCTAGTGGGCCGTTGACAATCAGTTGGACACCCGCTAATCCTGGTGACCAGTATTACTTGTACAGCCACTTCGCTGAGATACAAGATTTACAGGACAATGATACTAGGGAGTTTGACTTGTTATGGAACGGAGTTGTTAGTACTGAAACTATCATTCCTTCAAAGTTAGAGATAAATACTCTCCTGGATACTCCTCCGGAGACTTGCGGAGACGAGAGATGCAGGTACCAGCTAATAAAAACCTCAAGATCAACTCTTCCTCCTCTACTTAACGCTCTTGAGATCTACACGGTTATCAAGTTTCCACAATCGGAGACAAATGAAAATGACGGTATGTTACTTATTTTGATCACTTTTATGCAGATAACATATTTCTTTGTCTTGATGCT CTTTACATCAGTGGTTGCTATCAAGAACATTGAAGGTGCCTATGAATTGAGCAGAATCACGTGGCAAGGAGATCCTTGCGTTCCTCAACAGTACGCATGGGATGGGTTGAACTGTAGTAACACCGAAAGTTCTACACCTCCAAGAATTACATCCTT AAACTTGTCTTCAGCCGGGTTAACTGGAACCATAGCAGCAGCTATTCAAAACCTTACAAAACTAGAAAAACT AGACTTGTCAAATAACAAATTGACTGGCGTGTTGCCTGAGTTTCTTGTCCAGATGAAGTCTTTGGTGAACAT AAATTTAAGCGGGAACGATCTTTATGGTCACATTCCTCAAGCTCTTCGAAGAAAGGGATTAGAGTTACT AGTTGATGGAAACCCAAGGCTTTGTCTCTCTGGTTCATGCATAAAAGACTCCAACAAGAAACTTATAGTGATAGTTGTTGTATCAGTTGCTGCTTTGGTCATAAGCGTTGTTGTGTTGGTTCTTGTTTTAGTTCTCAAAAAGAAAAAGTCGTCGTCAGTGGAAG CTCTACAGCTTCCACCGAGTACGCCAATGGTGAATGATGCATATGCGAATTCATCTGAACCATCAATCGAGATGAAAAAGAGAAGGTTTACTTATTCAGAGGTTATGAAAATGACCAATAATTTCCAAAGAGTTGTAGGGGAAGGCGGATTCGGTGTTGTGTCTCATGGTACACTAAATGGTTCCGAACAAGTAGCTGTTAAAATACTCTCTCAATCATCAAGTCAAGGCTATAAGCATTTTAAGGCAGAG ATCGATCTTCTTCTACGAGTTCACCACACAAATTTGGTGAGCCTTGTTGGATATTGTGATGAAGGAGATCACTTGGCTCTTATATATGAGTTTATGCCAAATGGAGACTTAAGACAACATCTATCTG GAAAACGTGGTGGCTCTTTTAGCAGCTGGGCCAATCGGCTACGAATAGCTCTGGAGGCTGCACTAG GATTGGAATATTTACATTTTGGATGCACACCGCCTATTGTACATAGAGATATCAAAACTACAAACATATTGCTGGACGAACAGTTAAAGGCCAAGCTCGCCGATTTTGGCCTTTCGAGATCTTTCCCTGTTGGAGGTGAAACCCATGTTTCAACTGTTGTTGCTGGTACACCTGGATACCTTGATCCAGA ATATTATAGAACGAGTCGGCTGGGTGAGAAAAGTGATGTGTACAGCTTCGGAATTGTGTTATTGGAGATGATCACAAACCAGCCCGTGATTGACCAATCCCGTCAAAAGTCTCACATAACACAATGGGTTGGGTTTATGCTTAACCGGGGAGATATTACTAAGATCATGGATCCAAACCTACACAAGGACTACGAGTCTCGTTCTGTTTGGAGGGCTATCGAACTGGCAATGTCGTGTGTGAATCCTTCTTCGGTGAACAGACCGAACATGTCCCAAGTTGCTAATGAACTGAAAGAGTGTCTTGTACCTGAAAAATCTAAGAATATGGATTCTCAGAGTTCTCATGAAGTGAGCATGAGCTTTGACACTGGGATACTTCCCAGGGCAAGATAG
- the LOC106325356 gene encoding probable LRR receptor-like serine/threonine-protein kinase PAM74 isoform X2 — MDSFRWLLLLLLLGAFSIVRLVRAQDQQGFISLDCGLPITELSPYTEPFTELRFSSDATFIKTGKSGKIQANLVDEYLKPYTSLRYFPEERRNCYSLSVDKNRKYLIRAGFVYGNYDGLNSNPEFDLHLGPNLWATIDFHNFVNGTMVEIIHTTTSNLLQVCLVKTGTTTPLISALELRPLDNDSYSTKSDSLRLFARIYLNETEGYLRYPDDAYDRRWLNFFLKSWSQISTTLEVSNDNDYDPPKKALAAAATPSNASGPLTISWTPANPGDQYYLYSHFAEIQDLQDNDTREFDLLWNGVVSTETIIPSKLEINTLLDTPPETCGDERCRYQLIKTSRSTLPPLLNALEIYTVIKFPQSETNENDGMLLILITFMQFTSVVAIKNIEGAYELSRITWQGDPCVPQQYAWDGLNCSNTESSTPPRITSLNLSSAGLTGTIAAAIQNLTKLEKLDLSNNKLTGVLPEFLVQMKSLVNINLSGNDLYGHIPQALRRKGLELLVDGNPRLCLSGSCIKDSNKKLIVIVVVSVAALVISVVVLVLVLVLKKKKSSSVEALQLPPSTPMVNDAYANSSEPSIEMKKRRFTYSEVMKMTNNFQRVVGEGGFGVVSHGTLNGSEQVAVKILSQSSSQGYKHFKAEIDLLLRVHHTNLVSLVGYCDEGDHLALIYEFMPNGDLRQHLSGKRGGSFSSWANRLRIALEAALGLEYLHFGCTPPIVHRDIKTTNILLDEQLKAKLADFGLSRSFPVGGETHVSTVVAGTPGYLDPEYYRTSRLGEKSDVYSFGIVLLEMITNQPVIDQSRQKSHITQWVGFMLNRGDITKIMDPNLHKDYESRSVWRAIELAMSCVNPSSVNRPNMSQVANELKECLVPEKSKNMDSQSSHEVSMSFDTGILPRAR; from the exons ATGGATAGTTTTCGTTGGCTTTTGTTGCTGCTGCTATTAGGAGCTTTTTCCATTGTTCGTCTTGTTCGAGCTCAAGATCAACAAG GGTTCATCAGTTTGGATTGTGGGTTGCCCATAACTGAGCTGTCTCCTTATACTGAGCCATTTACCGAACTACGGTTCTCGTCTGATGCTACGTTCATCAAGACAGGTAAATCTGGTAAAATCCAGGCAAATCTGGTGGATGAGTACCTGAAGCCCTACACGAGCCTCAGATATTTTCCAGAAGAGAGAAGGAACTGTTATAGTCTGAGTGTTGACAAGAACAGAAAGTATTTAATCAGGGCTGGTTTCGTGTATGGGAATTACGATGGTCTTAACTCTAACCCGGAGTTTGATCTGCATCTAGGCCCTAATCTGTGGGCAACAATAGATTTCCACAATTTTGTGAATGGTACAATGGTTGAGATCATTCACACCACAACATCAAACTTGCTACAGGTTTGTCTTGTTAAGACAGGGACAACTACACCTCTGATCTCAGCCTTGGAGTTACGGCCATTGGACAATGATTCTTATTCCACAAAGTCGGATTCTCTGAGACTTTTCGCTCGAATATATCTCAACGAGACAGAAGGCTATCTACG GTACCCTGATGATGCTTATGATCGTAGATGGCTTAATTTCTTTTTGAAGAGTTGGTCACAGATTTCTACTACTCTGGAAGTGAGCAATGATAACGATTATGATCCACCTAAAAAGGCGCTTGCAGCGGCTGCTACGCCATCCAATGCTAGTGGGCCGTTGACAATCAGTTGGACACCCGCTAATCCTGGTGACCAGTATTACTTGTACAGCCACTTCGCTGAGATACAAGATTTACAGGACAATGATACTAGGGAGTTTGACTTGTTATGGAACGGAGTTGTTAGTACTGAAACTATCATTCCTTCAAAGTTAGAGATAAATACTCTCCTGGATACTCCTCCGGAGACTTGCGGAGACGAGAGATGCAGGTACCAGCTAATAAAAACCTCAAGATCAACTCTTCCTCCTCTACTTAACGCTCTTGAGATCTACACGGTTATCAAGTTTCCACAATCGGAGACAAATGAAAATGACGGTATGTTACTTATTTTGATCACTTTTATGCAG TTTACATCAGTGGTTGCTATCAAGAACATTGAAGGTGCCTATGAATTGAGCAGAATCACGTGGCAAGGAGATCCTTGCGTTCCTCAACAGTACGCATGGGATGGGTTGAACTGTAGTAACACCGAAAGTTCTACACCTCCAAGAATTACATCCTT AAACTTGTCTTCAGCCGGGTTAACTGGAACCATAGCAGCAGCTATTCAAAACCTTACAAAACTAGAAAAACT AGACTTGTCAAATAACAAATTGACTGGCGTGTTGCCTGAGTTTCTTGTCCAGATGAAGTCTTTGGTGAACAT AAATTTAAGCGGGAACGATCTTTATGGTCACATTCCTCAAGCTCTTCGAAGAAAGGGATTAGAGTTACT AGTTGATGGAAACCCAAGGCTTTGTCTCTCTGGTTCATGCATAAAAGACTCCAACAAGAAACTTATAGTGATAGTTGTTGTATCAGTTGCTGCTTTGGTCATAAGCGTTGTTGTGTTGGTTCTTGTTTTAGTTCTCAAAAAGAAAAAGTCGTCGTCAGTGGAAG CTCTACAGCTTCCACCGAGTACGCCAATGGTGAATGATGCATATGCGAATTCATCTGAACCATCAATCGAGATGAAAAAGAGAAGGTTTACTTATTCAGAGGTTATGAAAATGACCAATAATTTCCAAAGAGTTGTAGGGGAAGGCGGATTCGGTGTTGTGTCTCATGGTACACTAAATGGTTCCGAACAAGTAGCTGTTAAAATACTCTCTCAATCATCAAGTCAAGGCTATAAGCATTTTAAGGCAGAG ATCGATCTTCTTCTACGAGTTCACCACACAAATTTGGTGAGCCTTGTTGGATATTGTGATGAAGGAGATCACTTGGCTCTTATATATGAGTTTATGCCAAATGGAGACTTAAGACAACATCTATCTG GAAAACGTGGTGGCTCTTTTAGCAGCTGGGCCAATCGGCTACGAATAGCTCTGGAGGCTGCACTAG GATTGGAATATTTACATTTTGGATGCACACCGCCTATTGTACATAGAGATATCAAAACTACAAACATATTGCTGGACGAACAGTTAAAGGCCAAGCTCGCCGATTTTGGCCTTTCGAGATCTTTCCCTGTTGGAGGTGAAACCCATGTTTCAACTGTTGTTGCTGGTACACCTGGATACCTTGATCCAGA ATATTATAGAACGAGTCGGCTGGGTGAGAAAAGTGATGTGTACAGCTTCGGAATTGTGTTATTGGAGATGATCACAAACCAGCCCGTGATTGACCAATCCCGTCAAAAGTCTCACATAACACAATGGGTTGGGTTTATGCTTAACCGGGGAGATATTACTAAGATCATGGATCCAAACCTACACAAGGACTACGAGTCTCGTTCTGTTTGGAGGGCTATCGAACTGGCAATGTCGTGTGTGAATCCTTCTTCGGTGAACAGACCGAACATGTCCCAAGTTGCTAATGAACTGAAAGAGTGTCTTGTACCTGAAAAATCTAAGAATATGGATTCTCAGAGTTCTCATGAAGTGAGCATGAGCTTTGACACTGGGATACTTCCCAGGGCAAGATAG
- the LOC106325356 gene encoding probable LRR receptor-like serine/threonine-protein kinase PAM74 isoform X3: MDSFRWLLLLLLLGAFSIVRLVRAQDQQGFISLDCGLPITELSPYTEPFTELRFSSDATFIKTGKSGKIQANLVDEYLKPYTSLRYFPEERRNCYSLSVDKNRKYLIRAGFVYGNYDGLNSNPEFDLHLGPNLWATIDFHNFVNGTMVEIIHTTTSNLLQVCLVKTGTTTPLISALELRPLDNDSYSTKSDSLRLFARIYLNETEGYLRYPDDAYDRRWLNFFLKSWSQISTTLEVSNDNDYDPPKKALAAAATPSNASGPLTISWTPANPGDQYYLYSHFAEIQDLQDNDTREFDLLWNGVVSTETIIPSKLEINTLLDTPPETCGDERCRYQLIKTSRSTLPPLLNALEIYTVIKFPQSETNENDVVAIKNIEGAYELSRITWQGDPCVPQQYAWDGLNCSNTESSTPPRITSLNLSSAGLTGTIAAAIQNLTKLEKLDLSNNKLTGVLPEFLVQMKSLVNINLSGNDLYGHIPQALRRKGLELLVDGNPRLCLSGSCIKDSNKKLIVIVVVSVAALVISVVVLVLVLVLKKKKSSSVEALQLPPSTPMVNDAYANSSEPSIEMKKRRFTYSEVMKMTNNFQRVVGEGGFGVVSHGTLNGSEQVAVKILSQSSSQGYKHFKAEIDLLLRVHHTNLVSLVGYCDEGDHLALIYEFMPNGDLRQHLSGKRGGSFSSWANRLRIALEAALGLEYLHFGCTPPIVHRDIKTTNILLDEQLKAKLADFGLSRSFPVGGETHVSTVVAGTPGYLDPEYYRTSRLGEKSDVYSFGIVLLEMITNQPVIDQSRQKSHITQWVGFMLNRGDITKIMDPNLHKDYESRSVWRAIELAMSCVNPSSVNRPNMSQVANELKECLVPEKSKNMDSQSSHEVSMSFDTGILPRAR, from the exons ATGGATAGTTTTCGTTGGCTTTTGTTGCTGCTGCTATTAGGAGCTTTTTCCATTGTTCGTCTTGTTCGAGCTCAAGATCAACAAG GGTTCATCAGTTTGGATTGTGGGTTGCCCATAACTGAGCTGTCTCCTTATACTGAGCCATTTACCGAACTACGGTTCTCGTCTGATGCTACGTTCATCAAGACAGGTAAATCTGGTAAAATCCAGGCAAATCTGGTGGATGAGTACCTGAAGCCCTACACGAGCCTCAGATATTTTCCAGAAGAGAGAAGGAACTGTTATAGTCTGAGTGTTGACAAGAACAGAAAGTATTTAATCAGGGCTGGTTTCGTGTATGGGAATTACGATGGTCTTAACTCTAACCCGGAGTTTGATCTGCATCTAGGCCCTAATCTGTGGGCAACAATAGATTTCCACAATTTTGTGAATGGTACAATGGTTGAGATCATTCACACCACAACATCAAACTTGCTACAGGTTTGTCTTGTTAAGACAGGGACAACTACACCTCTGATCTCAGCCTTGGAGTTACGGCCATTGGACAATGATTCTTATTCCACAAAGTCGGATTCTCTGAGACTTTTCGCTCGAATATATCTCAACGAGACAGAAGGCTATCTACG GTACCCTGATGATGCTTATGATCGTAGATGGCTTAATTTCTTTTTGAAGAGTTGGTCACAGATTTCTACTACTCTGGAAGTGAGCAATGATAACGATTATGATCCACCTAAAAAGGCGCTTGCAGCGGCTGCTACGCCATCCAATGCTAGTGGGCCGTTGACAATCAGTTGGACACCCGCTAATCCTGGTGACCAGTATTACTTGTACAGCCACTTCGCTGAGATACAAGATTTACAGGACAATGATACTAGGGAGTTTGACTTGTTATGGAACGGAGTTGTTAGTACTGAAACTATCATTCCTTCAAAGTTAGAGATAAATACTCTCCTGGATACTCCTCCGGAGACTTGCGGAGACGAGAGATGCAGGTACCAGCTAATAAAAACCTCAAGATCAACTCTTCCTCCTCTACTTAACGCTCTTGAGATCTACACGGTTATCAAGTTTCCACAATCGGAGACAAATGAAAATGACG TGGTTGCTATCAAGAACATTGAAGGTGCCTATGAATTGAGCAGAATCACGTGGCAAGGAGATCCTTGCGTTCCTCAACAGTACGCATGGGATGGGTTGAACTGTAGTAACACCGAAAGTTCTACACCTCCAAGAATTACATCCTT AAACTTGTCTTCAGCCGGGTTAACTGGAACCATAGCAGCAGCTATTCAAAACCTTACAAAACTAGAAAAACT AGACTTGTCAAATAACAAATTGACTGGCGTGTTGCCTGAGTTTCTTGTCCAGATGAAGTCTTTGGTGAACAT AAATTTAAGCGGGAACGATCTTTATGGTCACATTCCTCAAGCTCTTCGAAGAAAGGGATTAGAGTTACT AGTTGATGGAAACCCAAGGCTTTGTCTCTCTGGTTCATGCATAAAAGACTCCAACAAGAAACTTATAGTGATAGTTGTTGTATCAGTTGCTGCTTTGGTCATAAGCGTTGTTGTGTTGGTTCTTGTTTTAGTTCTCAAAAAGAAAAAGTCGTCGTCAGTGGAAG CTCTACAGCTTCCACCGAGTACGCCAATGGTGAATGATGCATATGCGAATTCATCTGAACCATCAATCGAGATGAAAAAGAGAAGGTTTACTTATTCAGAGGTTATGAAAATGACCAATAATTTCCAAAGAGTTGTAGGGGAAGGCGGATTCGGTGTTGTGTCTCATGGTACACTAAATGGTTCCGAACAAGTAGCTGTTAAAATACTCTCTCAATCATCAAGTCAAGGCTATAAGCATTTTAAGGCAGAG ATCGATCTTCTTCTACGAGTTCACCACACAAATTTGGTGAGCCTTGTTGGATATTGTGATGAAGGAGATCACTTGGCTCTTATATATGAGTTTATGCCAAATGGAGACTTAAGACAACATCTATCTG GAAAACGTGGTGGCTCTTTTAGCAGCTGGGCCAATCGGCTACGAATAGCTCTGGAGGCTGCACTAG GATTGGAATATTTACATTTTGGATGCACACCGCCTATTGTACATAGAGATATCAAAACTACAAACATATTGCTGGACGAACAGTTAAAGGCCAAGCTCGCCGATTTTGGCCTTTCGAGATCTTTCCCTGTTGGAGGTGAAACCCATGTTTCAACTGTTGTTGCTGGTACACCTGGATACCTTGATCCAGA ATATTATAGAACGAGTCGGCTGGGTGAGAAAAGTGATGTGTACAGCTTCGGAATTGTGTTATTGGAGATGATCACAAACCAGCCCGTGATTGACCAATCCCGTCAAAAGTCTCACATAACACAATGGGTTGGGTTTATGCTTAACCGGGGAGATATTACTAAGATCATGGATCCAAACCTACACAAGGACTACGAGTCTCGTTCTGTTTGGAGGGCTATCGAACTGGCAATGTCGTGTGTGAATCCTTCTTCGGTGAACAGACCGAACATGTCCCAAGTTGCTAATGAACTGAAAGAGTGTCTTGTACCTGAAAAATCTAAGAATATGGATTCTCAGAGTTCTCATGAAGTGAGCATGAGCTTTGACACTGGGATACTTCCCAGGGCAAGATAG